Proteins encoded together in one Salvelinus sp. IW2-2015 unplaced genomic scaffold, ASM291031v2 Un_scaffold2634, whole genome shotgun sequence window:
- the LOC112074434 gene encoding LOW QUALITY PROTEIN: 5-hydroxytryptamine receptor 1D (The sequence of the model RefSeq protein was modified relative to this genomic sequence to represent the inferred CDS: inserted 1 base in 1 codon; substituted 1 base at 1 genomic stop codon): MEQLGGAWLDTSAPFPDEMRISARNATAEARLNLSPRTKLVLEVLMVLMCLGAVTGNILVIVIVAATKTFHCVTSVLIMNLAISDLLVGVGVMPFIGSLHHENGWVDSTDLCLYVGYTSSVYCQPQSXPGSIALDRYHSIMDCLRYSFPLYPVRKCAVVLWIWLQXLVTSCPPLLGWSTVSYMAPLIRSLMYYYFSCAVNWKSSPSYTAFMAALSFLMPAAVILFCYVIIVRVARSHARRIHTLEDQLQRNTGMPSSSFPTEITSERTSPRCLGAHGPSTSRLVYHLSGRFVSETHGEVGDGVPSGSDHTAGAPQTSSHPGSTSSSNAASRRLFSFLAQHAPHGHPHPPHQNSNSNHLHHHGVVRLFLVISVFFLCWTPYIGVALVQATETALSCKSSLVPPSAVTFSYWLVLLNSDINPLLYALLSQRFQGALRCLKQKIRVRLGGNVVGRGGGETRREGEEGRSSEPCDPCTLTSVHPRPQWPRPHPGLVCPGPGSDIHNPPVGEGLRRAYCSSVFTVDSNFSDSSRERVCGVFRPGSSASSSTSSGYSSSSCHLWQDSVGEGGERSSNRRLECLQVPTRTAEGSSLPFSAATRDRQATFFYGQITVRVEHDVC; this comes from the exons ATGGAGCAGCTAGGTGGCGCTTGGCTGGATACAAGTGCCCCTTTCCCGGATGAGATGCGGATTTCAGCCCGGAATGCGACGGCGGAGGCTCGGCTCAACTTGTCCCCRCGAACTAAGCTGGTTCTGGAGGTcctgatggtgttgatgtgtctCGGCGCAGTCACAG GTAACATCCTGGTGATTGTGATAGTGGCGGCCACCAAGACCTTCCACTGCGTGACATCAGTGCTCATTATGAACCTGGCCATCAGTGACCTGTTGGTCGGGGTTGGGGTCATGCCCTTCATAGGCTCTCTCCATCATGAAAACGGATGGGTCGACTCTACT gacctgtgtctgtatgttgggTACACCTCCTCAGTCTACTGTCAGCCTCAGTCCTGACCTGGCAGCATCGCCCTGGACCGCTACCACTCTATCATGGACTGTCTGCGCTACAG tTTCCCACTGTACCCTGTGAGGAAGTGTGCTGTGGTGCTGTGGATCTGGCTCC GCCTGGTCACCAGCTGTCCTCCTCTGCTGGGCTGGAGCACTGTGTCCTACATGGCTCCAT TAATAAGGTCACTAATGTACTATTATTTCAGCTGTGCGGTGAACTGGAAGAGCAGTCCCAGCTACACAGCCTTCATGGCTGCCCTGTCCTTCCTCATGCCTGCTGCAGTGATCCTGTTCTGTTACGTCATCATCGTCCGTGTAGCCCGGAGCCACGCCAGGAGGATCCACACCCTGGAGGACCAGCTCCAGAGAAACACTGGAATGCCGAGCTCCTCCTTCCCGACCGAGATTACTTCTGAGCGGACGAGTCCGAGGTGTCTAGGTGCCCACGGTCCTTCCACCTCCAGGCTGGTGTATCATCTGAGTGGGCGGTTTGTATCGGAGACCCATGGAGAGGTTGGGGACGGGGTTCCTTCAGGGTCAGATCATACTGCTGGAGCTCCACAGACCTCCAGCCACCCAGGCTCTACCTCCAGCTCCAATGCTGCATCCCGGAGACTGTTCTCCTTCCTGGCCCAACACGCCCCCCATGGCCACCCCCATCCGCCCCACCAGAACTCCAACTCCAATCACCTCCATCACCACGGGGTTGTACGTCTCTTCCTGGTTATCTCCGTCTTCTTCCTGTGTTGGACTCCATATATAGGCGTAGCGCTAGTGCAGGCCACGGAGACCGCCCTATCGTGTAAGTCCTCCTTAGTCCCGCCCTCGGCGGTCACCTTCTCCTATTGGTTGGTTCTGTTGAACTCAGACATCAATCCTCTGCTGTATGCTCTGCTCAGTCAGAGGTTCCAGGGAGCTCTGCGGTGCCTGAAGCAGAAGATCAGAGTGCGCCTGGGGGGCAAcgtggtggggagggggggaggcgagaccaggagggagggagaggaggggaggagcagtgAACCATGTGACCCATGTACTCTGACTTCCGTCCATCCCCGCCCCCAGTGGCCCCGCCCCCATCCTGGCCTAGTATGTCCTGGACCTGGGTCAGACATCCACAACCCACCTGTAGGAGAGGGGCTGAGACGGGCCTACTGCTCTTCCGTCTTCACAGTCGACTCCAACTTCTCGGACAGCTCCAGGGAGCGTGTATGTGGTGTGTTCCGCCCCGGTAGCTCcgcctcttcctccacctcctctggaTACTCCTCCTCRTCCTGCCACCTGTGGCAGGACTCAGTTGGAGAAGGTGGGGAGAGGAGTTCAAACAGGAGGTTGGAGTGCCTGCAGGTCCCCACCAGGACAGCAGAGGGCAGCAGTCTGCCGTTCTCTGCAGccaccagagacagacaggcaaccTTCTTCTATGGACAGATCACAGTGAGGGTAGAGCATGATGTATGCTAG